The genomic interval cacatagcgttttgcattgaggccaaaaagttcaattttggtctcatctgaccagagcaccttcttccatatgtttgctgtgtctcccacatggcttctggcaaactccaaacgggatttgtgatggatccctttcaacaatggctttcttcttgccactcttccataaaggccagatttgtggagtagacaactaatagttgtcctgtggacagattctcccacctcagctgtggatctctgcaactcctccagagtaaccatgggcctcctggttgcttctctgattcattttctccttgtccaactcttcagtttgggtggacggcctcctcttggtaggtttgcggttgtgccatattctttccattttcttatgatggattttatggtgctcagagagatgttcaaagcactggatatttttttataatctaaccctgcttcatatttctccacaactttatccctgacctgtttggtgagctccttggtcttcatgatgctgtttgttcagtaatgatctccaacaaactctgagtccgtcacagaacaggtgtatttatactgagattaaattgcagacaggtggaccctatttactaattatgtgacttgcaaatgtgacttgtgaatgcaattggtcgttaaaatgtagaaaagtccaaagggggtgaatacttatgcaaggcactgtagatatcTTGGAGAGAGAAGCATCCTTCAGGTTCATTGTAATTGAATATGAAGATAATGAAAACCTTTGAACCCTGAAACTATCTACCTCTGATACATTTATATAGGATGCCTGTCTGCTAAGACTCATGTGAGCTGGAGTTCTTCACCAAAACTATACAAGCTAATTTACCTTGGTGAAGTCTGAGAGGCCTCATCTGTTACAATAGAAGAATCATTAACTGAtttcctcagacacacagaaaccaacCAGCTCCCTGATTAGATGATGAATCAATTCGTAGACAATGATCAGTGAATAAAGGTCTTTGTTAAAAGGAAAGAATCCGTTGTTTCTTCAATCTGATTATTTGCTGGTTTCTCAGTTTtcttggattttgttttttgacagcttgttgacaagtttaaattatttaactaactaactatAACTAACTGAAACTGGCTGGTTACTAATACAACTGTGCCTGAGGTTCCGTGAGTGCTTAACTTcttgtcacagagaaacaattgaagcaatttgataaaataaaatcaacacaaacattaactgaAACAATATTAGTCTTAAAACTAGTTTAAAAACATATCACCATTAAATGGTTAATGGAAGATCCTACATAGATGATATTCTTCTTCACTGGTGCAAACTGGAAAGAAACCTTCAATGAATTAAATTATGTAGTGATGCCATGGAGGGAAAACCTTTGGCTTTTGGGATCCTTGTGTTAGTTTCCCACTTTGCTCAGTTGGTAATCCAGCCATGGGTAGACCAACATATTGAACttaataaactgtgaatatAGACTTACAACTCCAGTAAAAACCGATAAAAGAAAAccttcatgggaaataaagtggaacaaacatctggttacctctgtctaatgatgacacaacaaaacaacttcttgTGATCAGCAGTGGTAGACAACCGTTTTGTATCTGCCAACATAAGTCACTTGtttcaagagtaaaaaaaacaaaccccttaagaacacacacacactgaacagagaACTCATATCCTGAAACATGAGCCTTTAACCTTCACTgagaaaaagcaacagtgataatataaaacatttgtacaatattttcatatttcagccttttACCACTTTTGTCgtatttaactgtaaagtgaatatttcagggttttgtgTCTAATCTTCAGTTCTTGAAAATACCTGTGAAacaattatatacagtcatatttaaCAGTGCAAGATTATTGCTTAGACATTACCTAAATAATTGCCAATAAATTGAATCATCAGTTAACCAATACGTCTCCGGTATCCATGTtcacagtgggtgtgttttgggcgacctggtggtcacgtgaccacattaTGACGGGcaacactcaaacatgtcatggcttcataaacacacaatctagatacacacatacaaaagatggtacaaataagaaatatatgaggcgacaagctgctgagacactttcaacgacacggtgctgtttgattgtttgggctGCGATGACTAAACAGACCAAACGAGTGGAACCTGTGTCGTTGATCCTGAGGAGCCGGCAGCTCAtcgctcagctgctcctcctggtcTGATCACACAGGTCATCTGACGATGCTATGGcaacttccaacacaacacaactgtctcagttcatcacacacagacacacacacacacactgagtcgtaTGCCCTTTAAGCACCAAAACATGGAAAGAACTAATCATGAGAACGAGCATTTTTAACtaccttttattattaataaattaaaaagtgcgGAACGTTGCAAAAGTTTGGAATCCAAACTCGTCAATTGTCTTCCgactccgcctcctgcagccaTGTGAAGAAGGCTGTGACGGTCTTCAGGGCCACGCCCTTATCCAGCTGATTGGCCGGGTCTTTTCTGGTCCCCGACTTGCAGAATGCGTTCTCGTCGTACATACACTCGAAGAATATCTtgaggaggtctggagaacaaatacatgtcagtcatcgtttcagctgtgacgaaattgaaataaatctcattTTTCCGTGAGGTGAGACCAATTCCTAATGTTATCAATTCAAGTAATGGGATTTGTATCTAGATAAGAAACCAAAAATTGATGTATTAGAAATAACTGAAGACGGCATTGTGTTTAGCAAAAGTTATTTTGAGTGATGTTTCTCAAATGAACGAATCAAGATAATGTCAGTGGAGAAAaaatttgagattcaaagttttaatccaaacttttcaaatgtccttaaaaaatagacggaaatatgaaaatctccaattccatataacaaggcgaagttcttctgctgatgagaatcatgtgacaagaactaaagctccagaaaagctactaaatggaccttGTAGTGAGATTGAACTGTTCCACTGGTTGGATCACAACTGAGAACTTGTTACACAGTTTATtcttaagaaacaaagaaaagggatGATCTGTGAGTTTCATTTGGAGTGAACTCTGATGCAGAACTTACTTGGAGGATGATCGAGGGCGACGATCAGCGACTGAAGTTCCTGAAGAGCATGCAGCTGTCGCTCACTCTCTGAGTTCCGGTACTGGAGCAATACAGGTAATCTCTTTTGAATGAGGGCCGTGTGCACTCGACAGTTGGTGTTATCTGCACAGTGAAGAAGGAGGCAGATTAAATTCATACGCTCGGCAgagaataaatattgtaatcaGCGGTGCGATTTGAGCAGAGGAGTCTTTGCTCCGGCTGGTGGAGAGCTTACTTTTCACTGCTGCCTTAcacacagccgtcatcaacGCCCTCAGGTAGGGAGACGAGCTCAGGTGAGATTCAGTCAGGTtctcctgagaaacagagagatcagaggaggaggaggagtaaaaacacagcGTCTGTCAAATTCACAAGAATCAGCTCAGAAGTGATGACACTGAAGAGCAGTAAACACAGAGTTCAAAGTATGTAGATGTGTAACTAACGTATTTCTGGTCTAGAActggagcttatgttttcatttgtttagtcagtttgtcagcaggattcatcaAAAGCTACTGAAATGATTCCCATGAATATTTGTGGACCCAGGGAGGAAACCTAACATTTTGgagcacaggtggatccaggaattgtattgatgagatcttaccaacagtcgtggaccaacattagcttcaaggtccgaaatataattatattcagtTACTTTACAACAAGGTGTAACTTAGCCCCACTCTGTCTgcccttcaggatttttacTACTAACTCGCAGAGACTGGTTGATTTCACTTTTCGTACCTTCACACATTTGGCTTCGAAGTCTTGGTCCTGTTGAGGAGTGGTGTCAGAAGGCAAAGTTTCAGAGGCGGCCTCTCTGTAAACAGGACTAGagacactgctgccctctggctcaggtttgtgctctgagacaTTCGGTCTCCTAGGCACAGCTCCCTCTGGCTCGCTGTCTCTTGGCGGCTCCTCCGGGGTTGGCTCCTTTGAGCTGCTTCCCCTGGTGTACAGATCAGGCTGAGACGGTGCAGAGCTGAGCGGCTTTGCGCTGcgctttctgttcttcctgcgCTTCCTGCCTGTACGGCTACGAGTGATGGGGGACCAATAAAcgaagagtcaggaaggatgtcagtgtaaatgagaaactctgaatatcaagcttttcaaccaatttggaaaatactacaaattattatcagtgacctaaacagaagcgaaataaacaaaagattttttaagtcaatggaaactagttaatcagagttataaatatcctgctagcaggagagataaatatcagaatcacagacactctcctcatgcttcagagaaacctaacaccaacaggatctttcaaatcagacagcgttgtcatctcataccttcccagAGTTGTCCTGGCTTCGACGTCTGGGTTCTGTTGAGGAGTGGTGTCAGAAGGCAAAGTTTCAGAGGAGGCCTCTCTGTAAGCAGGACTAGAGGCTTGGGgctggagtgcagcagggggcatgagagaaggctcaacggcggctgtctccagctcagtctctgaCTCTGCAAGGCTGTTCAAAGCCGTGGGGGCTGCTCCAGACAAGGCAGCCAGAGTTCCAGGGGCGTCTAAGAGAGGCTTGTCTGTGTTCAGAGTCTGAGGTGGCACCAAAGAGGGTTTCAGCTCCTCGACTGAGGACAAGTGAGAAGAAGCTGGTTCCTTGGCTGAGGGACGCTCACTTGAGTTGGCCGCTTCAGGTGGGTTGGCCTGCCGGTTTGGCGCAtcctctggaagaaggaaaagtacagatgaatacatgtcttcagaattcaatcagcaaaaggtaatatttacacataacagttcttcacatataagtaatgtgaaatgggccaaacagttacagatcttaattaaattgaatgtgctgatttggtcacatgagaaacacatggaactgAAATTTGTCATATCACAGATCTTAATTAATGGAGATATGGGCTTTCCAAGATGATTATTTAGGGGTAATcggactttgactggtcatatctcctttaacatgagaaataaacaaccacagtcacaacagtgtgattaatggcagagagtgaatgtgtcagtattatcgtcctgtctgtccggtgttggacagtgacgtgcgtctcaccaggctctcggacactgctgccctctggctcaggtttgtgctctgagacaTTCGGTCTCCTAGGCACGGCTCCCTCTGGCTCGCTGTCTCTTGGCGGCCCCTCCGGggttggactctccagcagctcctttgagCTGCTTCCCCTGGTGTACAGATCAGGCTGAGACGGTGCAGAGCTCAGCGGCTTTGCGCTGcgctttctgttcttcctgcgCTTCCTGCCTGTACGGCTACGAgtggtgggggacgaataaacaaagagtcaggaaggatgtcaatgtaaatgagaaactctgaatatcaagcttttcaaccaatttgtaaaatactacaaattattatcagtgaCTTAAACAGAAGCGAAataaaaccctaataacaaaacagattttttaggtcaatggaaactagttaatcagagttataaatatcctgctagcaggagagataaatatcagaatcacagacactctcctcatgtttcagagaaacctaacaccaacaggatctttcaattcagacagcgttgtcatctcataccttcccagAGTTGTCCTGGCTTCGATGTCTGGGTTCTGTTGAGGAGTGGTGTCAGCAGGTAAAGTTTCAGAGGAGGCCTCTCTGTAAGCAGGACTAGAGGCTTGGGCCTGTAGTGAAGCGGGGGGCATGAGAGAAGGCTCAACAgcggctgtctccagctcagtctctgaCTCTGCAAGGCTGTTCAAAGCCTGCATGTTTGGCgcatcatctggaagaaggaaaagtacagatgaatacatgtcttcagaattcaatcagcaaaaggtaatatttacacttaacagttcttcacatataagtaatgtgaaattggccaaacagttacagatcttaattaaattgaatgtgctgatttggtcacatgagaaacacatggaactgAAATTTGTCATATCACAGATCTTAATTAATGGAGATATGGGCTTTCCAAGATAATTATTTAGGGGtaatctgactttgactggtcatatctcctttaacatgagaaataaacaaccacagtcacaacagtgtgattaatggcagagagtgaatgtgtcagtattatcgtcctgtctgtccggtgttgGACAGTGAAGTGCGTCACACCAGGCTCTcggacactgctgccctctggctcaggtttgtgctctgagacaCTCGGACTCTGTGGCTGAAGAAACTGGAGTTTCTGTTCGAGTGGAGACAACATTGATATGGTGAGGAAGTATAGAAGAGAAGGACGGCGTGGAAACACtacaaaaaacattagaaagttcTTATTTGTCTCAATTAGTTAAAaagtcttcaaacagctgatagaTGGTAACAGAGGGTTTCCCTCCATTGATATTTCTTGAGTCTTGATGAGTGTTGACCTTCATCACTGACCTGTTGTGAGATGAAAGCCTGGACATCCTCTTTCTCCGGCAGAAGGTCAGTCCAGTTGAGGCCTGATTCTTCCCACAGAGAAGCCACAGTACGATGGCCCTGTGGACACGAGACGGGACAACGTCACAAACCTATGCTCTGAAATGTCTTTTCTATTACGTCTAATTTACAGCAGGGagaaatatttcattcataaaCTTACTTAATGAATTAGAAAATATTTGCTTCAAATCAAAAGATCAAATCAGCCTAGTTGATTTCAGTGAGATTTTTCATTTAACtggtttataataattatagcaGAAtcagaataatacaaaaaaaaaaatgctacagTGAACTCCAGTGCAGTGTAAcagtaaaaatatttcaatatagaTTGTATACAAGTCAATAATctatgtgtatttaaattatatctACAGCTGAGTCACTGGTTATAATCCACCTGCTTCATAATGAGAACAGGTAACAGGAAAAAAGAGTGAAGAACAGACTGAAGTGTTTCTTACCATTTGTTTGCATAGTATGAGCAGTATTTCAGAGATCAAGATCCCAGCTCTtcccacaggaagcaaatgtttgcttaattcactgtgaacaaacagaacatggcagaaatttaaataaatcttaaaaGTCTGAGCAGATCTTTACTTCAGACACAGCTTAGTTTAGAGCAGAGTTCATCACAGTCAACACGTTTGTGGTCTCGTACCTAAAGAGCTCTCTCATAGAGAAGCCCCCCTCCTTCAGCACAGGGCTGAGCAGCTCGGCCAGGTACAGCCAGATGTGGGGAACGTCGATGGCCATGTCGTCCGCTTGCTCCAGCGTGTCTGCAAACCTGGGAAAAGAAACAAGGACGTTGTGGTTAGGAAAAAGAGCCGCTCCGAAAAACATAGTCAATATAAATTCAGTAAGTTAAGAAGCagaaaatgtttacatgttccccaaataaataaatgaacgaCAACATGGTCTTTTAGAAAACCAAAAACCACTGAAAATTGACGGTCATTCTCGCTTATTCTGGTATCGACAggttttgaaaaataattagcAGGAAGATAAATGGCTGGACAAcatcaaataaatctttttatttcaccccagccaatgtagaagcaaaggctgtgtacatttgcaaatactgtgcaaagacctctgttaagaatgacacaaagatgcagaagcaaatagtcaagtgcccaaagtttcctcagggctcaaatcagcctatgacaaaacaaaatgtttatatttatgtctgtatatgacaaggtaaatacagttagtataaattagccacacaatgtccagtttattcctgtatattcccgtatattcccgtttattcctatggaaagtttccaacttttaatattcccggaattttgcaaccctaagtaGAACTGAGCAGGGGAACTGACCCTTTGTAGAACTGGGGTTTGGGCAGGATTCCCTTCTGCGCCAGCTGGAAGAGGAGCTGGCCCAAGTGGTCCCGTGTGATCTGACTGCGCTCCAGAGTCGACTCCACCCCCACGCGTATGAAGATGTGCGACTGAGAGCCCAGATCAAGCTCCACCACACACTGGACAGCctcctgcaacaaaacaaagacgcaTGTTCAAGACTTATACTTTAATTCTTCCCTTTAAGAAGGTTTATTCTATGAaatcgaaaagaaaaaaaatcagttatcaGTTGAGTGGATCTCAGCACCTTGAAATCTTTAAGGTGCAGGAACTCGTCGATGATGGACTTGCACTTCCTctcgatctcctcctcagaccgAGCAGGTTTCTCTCTCGTCTGAACAGGCTCAGGTTTCACTGTCgatgcaaataaacaaccagagtcacaacagtgtgattaatggcacagagtgaatgtgtcagtgttatTGTCCTGTCACTCCGGTGTTGGGCAGCAACgtgtgtctcaccaggctctcggaCTCTGCTGCGCTCTGGCTCAGATTCGACCTCAGTGA from Pleuronectes platessa chromosome 14, fPlePla1.1, whole genome shotgun sequence carries:
- the LOC128456247 gene encoding eukaryotic translation initiation factor 4 gamma 3-like, with translation MSNFFQRTQIQTARPTIPTNTSSKQPVSQTPLAVYPTNQPIMKPMAPTPFPSLRAAQLKNLGARRPPPRKIIMGLSLHDDVQLKKSENAWKPGMKRESLPAEPESNKTQDLFKKVRSILNKLTPEKFSQLVKQVWDLTIDTEERLKGVIDLVFEKAIDEPSFSVAYGKMCRCLATLKVPITDAPNNTVNFQKLLLSRCQKEFEKDKVDDVVFERKQKELDSAASTERDRLQVELQEAKDIARRRSISNIKFIGELFKLKMLTEAIMHDCVVKLLGNHDEASLECLCRLLTTIGKDFDLVEAKPRMDHYFKQMEKIIREGKTSSRTRFMLQDTIDLRLHKWVSRRANQGPKTIDQIHKEAKLEEEEEQRKVQQQLYFKDTRRRPEQREQRDQREQREQRDPQVQGEETWKTVPMRKNGRTIDPNKIPKISEMDEKIQLGPHGSRSRTEKKCSNKPLISAPKVTEVESEPERSRVREPVKPEPVQTREKPARSEEEIERKCKSIIDEFLHLKDFKEAVQCVVELDLGSQSHIFIRVGVESTLERSQITRDHLGQLLFQLAQKGILPKPQFYKGFADTLEQADDMAIDVPHIWLYLAELLSPVLKEGGFSMRELFSELSKHLLPVGRAGILISEILLILCKQMGHRTVASLWEESGLNWTDLLPEKEDVQAFISQQKLQFLQPQSPSVSEHKPEPEGSSVREPDDAPNMQALNSLAESETELETAAVEPSLMPPASLQAQASSPAYREASSETLPADTTPQQNPDIEARTTLGSRTGRKRRKNRKRSAKPLSSAPSQPDLYTRGSSSKELLESPTPEGPPRDKDAPNRQANPPEAANSSERPSAKEPASSHLSSVEELKPSLVPPQTLNTDKPLLDAPGTLAALSGAAPTALNSLADRTGRKRRKNRKRSAKPLSSAPSQPDLYTRGSSSKEPTPEEPPRDSEPEGAVPRRPNVSEHKPEPEGSSVSSPVYREAASETLPSDTTPQQDQDFEAKCVKTLCFYSSSSSDLSVSQENLTESHLSSSPYLRALMTAVCKAAVKNNTNCRVHTALIQKRLPVLLQYRNSESERQLHALQELQSLIVALDHPPNLLKIFFECMYDENAFCKSGTRKDPANQLDKGVALKTVTAFFTWLQEAESEDN